One segment of Pseudoalteromonas rubra DNA contains the following:
- a CDS encoding redoxin domain-containing protein: MSHTNQYTQKLHPGSPFPDIQVNLADGRTRHLAQANNAGRWQLVLIYRGRHCPLCTRYLNKLEQFKEQLADIKVDIVAVSGDSLAQLQSHSEQLNVSFALGYGLHLADMKTLGLFISDPRSAQETDHPFAEPGLFVVNEAGNIQVTDISNNPFVRPDLTSLVNGLGWIRDPDNNYPIRGMHN; encoded by the coding sequence ATGAGCCACACTAACCAGTACACTCAAAAACTGCACCCCGGCAGCCCATTTCCGGACATCCAGGTTAATCTGGCCGATGGGCGTACGCGTCACCTGGCGCAGGCCAATAATGCTGGCAGGTGGCAGCTGGTACTGATTTATCGGGGTCGACACTGCCCGTTATGCACGCGTTACCTCAATAAACTGGAACAATTCAAGGAGCAGCTGGCTGATATCAAAGTCGACATAGTTGCGGTATCCGGAGACAGCCTGGCACAACTGCAAAGCCACAGCGAGCAGCTCAACGTATCGTTTGCGCTGGGGTATGGTCTGCACCTTGCGGACATGAAAACCCTGGGCTTGTTTATTTCTGATCCCCGATCAGCTCAGGAAACCGATCATCCCTTTGCCGAGCCTGGGCTCTTTGTGGTCAATGAAGCCGGAAACATTCAGGTGACAGATATTTCTAACAACCCCTTTGTTCGCCCGGATCTGACTTCTTTGGTAAATGGTCTTGGCTGGATCCGGGACCCAGACAACAACTACCCCATTCGCGGTATGCATAACTAA
- a CDS encoding winged helix-turn-helix transcriptional regulator has translation MESVVKTDSKGRKKVLNACLEPCAIEKGMRLIGGKWTGSIIYHLKDEPVRFNDLARMLGGASKKMIDQRLKELESQGMVLRTVVNERPVAVTYELTEFGRSALHILEQLRVWSESHQLD, from the coding sequence GTGGAAAGTGTTGTTAAAACAGATAGTAAGGGAAGAAAAAAAGTTTTAAATGCGTGTCTGGAGCCTTGTGCCATCGAAAAAGGCATGCGTCTCATTGGTGGAAAATGGACGGGATCTATCATCTATCATCTTAAAGATGAGCCGGTGAGATTTAACGATCTGGCCAGAATGCTCGGTGGTGCCAGCAAAAAGATGATCGATCAGCGCCTCAAAGAGCTGGAATCCCAGGGCATGGTGCTACGTACGGTTGTTAATGAACGGCCAGTGGCAGTCACGTATGAGCTGACCGAGTTTGGCCGCTCAGCACTGCATATTCTGGAGCAACTGCGAGTCTGGTCCGAATCTCACCAACTCGACTAA
- a CDS encoding DUF1428 domain-containing protein: MSYVDCFVAAVPNDNKEKYIAHAEVSALVFKEHGALEVVENWGDDVPQGEVTSLPLAVKAQDNETVVFSWVVWPSKEVRDTGWGAIMEDPRMSAENNPMPFDGKRLIYGGFNTILTA; the protein is encoded by the coding sequence ATGTCATATGTAGATTGTTTTGTCGCAGCAGTACCGAATGACAATAAAGAAAAATACATTGCGCACGCAGAAGTATCCGCATTGGTGTTTAAAGAACATGGTGCGTTAGAAGTGGTAGAAAATTGGGGTGATGATGTGCCGCAAGGAGAAGTGACTTCTCTGCCTCTGGCGGTCAAAGCTCAGGACAATGAAACTGTGGTCTTTTCGTGGGTGGTGTGGCCGTCTAAAGAGGTGCGTGACACAGGCTGGGGTGCCATTATGGAAGACCCAAGAATGTCTGCGGAAAATAACCCTATGCCATTTGATGGCAAGCGCCTAATCTACGGTGGGTTTAATACGATACTTACCGCATAG
- a CDS encoding LruC domain-containing protein, whose translation MKKILFGACVFSAGLSAAPFDTCPSKAFLVQGSTATMYGVNLVSGSYTTFAENVGTNNKLNGIGFSVHDRYIYGWDYSNKDIGRVGKDYVLEPIMTSGFPDTNFYVGDVAIHENAFYVYKKGGSLGLYRVSLDENSDDYLQAERIIDGSALNLNIFDMAFAPNENASLAYSVDSNGNLHRIDVSNGTSTNLGNVGQSGTFGAVYFDVESNFYISRNQDGHVYKIDINDTNNTQLFAYGPVSNTNDGARCATAPIIDDTEDPTIDYGDAPDSYGTSLNANGARHNVGDLFFGQSVSAEYVPKATDDDNGISFLTNLETGYETLVSFTLSKSGYVNAWVDWNGDGQFQESERVISEYQGVAGENRVLIPVPVDAVAGSTWARFRVSNTSDIAPQGGIDNGEVEDLNVSVVASSLIQNSTSWKTAAFEDLWPQKGDYDFNDVVVRYRVTTSQIGNQVVRYNIEGALIAVGAGYHNAFAIRLKDIARKHVDEAQVELTVDGTLQDGSPLEANRNEAIVVIFADTREMVPVQPGCKFFRTETGCSDIQRAPYSFEISIPLATSYNANVATNSKVDPFIFAVDGHYHGPFVDQNNGRGWEVHLKNHAPTEAFDSSYLDQGDDTSSTNGYFQTSTGLPWALIINSQWDHPMERVDMSLAYPQFVEFAQSAGAQNATWFENPVADYQYTISNAAQN comes from the coding sequence ATGAAAAAGATATTGTTTGGAGCTTGCGTATTTTCGGCAGGACTATCAGCCGCCCCGTTCGACACATGCCCGTCAAAAGCCTTTTTGGTCCAGGGTAGTACAGCAACTATGTATGGGGTTAACCTGGTCTCAGGTTCGTACACTACGTTCGCTGAAAATGTTGGTACCAACAACAAGCTTAATGGCATCGGGTTTAGTGTTCACGACCGTTACATTTACGGCTGGGATTACAGCAACAAAGACATCGGTCGGGTGGGAAAAGACTACGTTCTTGAGCCCATCATGACGTCGGGATTCCCCGATACCAACTTTTACGTGGGTGATGTCGCCATTCACGAGAATGCATTTTACGTTTATAAAAAGGGCGGTAGCTTAGGCCTGTATCGTGTATCGCTTGATGAAAACAGCGATGATTATTTACAGGCAGAGCGCATCATCGATGGTAGCGCGCTGAACCTGAATATCTTTGACATGGCATTTGCGCCTAATGAAAATGCCAGCCTGGCGTATAGCGTAGACAGCAATGGTAATCTACACCGCATTGACGTATCAAACGGCACCAGCACCAACCTGGGCAATGTGGGCCAGTCCGGGACCTTCGGTGCCGTCTATTTTGATGTAGAGAGTAATTTTTACATCAGCAGAAATCAGGACGGGCATGTTTATAAAATAGATATAAACGATACAAATAATACCCAGCTTTTCGCGTATGGTCCGGTTTCAAATACTAACGATGGCGCACGCTGTGCAACAGCCCCGATTATTGATGATACAGAAGACCCAACCATAGACTACGGCGACGCACCGGATAGCTATGGTACCTCGCTTAACGCCAATGGTGCGCGTCATAATGTGGGTGACTTATTTTTCGGCCAGAGTGTCAGTGCAGAATATGTACCTAAAGCCACAGATGACGACAACGGCATTAGCTTTTTAACTAACCTTGAAACAGGCTATGAAACGCTGGTTTCGTTCACGTTATCGAAATCCGGATATGTGAATGCCTGGGTTGACTGGAACGGTGATGGCCAGTTCCAGGAGTCAGAGCGTGTGATCAGCGAGTATCAGGGGGTTGCCGGTGAAAACCGTGTGCTCATTCCCGTGCCTGTTGATGCTGTTGCAGGTAGCACCTGGGCCAGATTCCGGGTCTCGAACACCAGTGATATTGCACCACAGGGCGGGATTGATAATGGTGAAGTGGAAGATTTGAATGTCTCTGTTGTTGCCAGCAGCCTGATCCAGAACTCGACCTCGTGGAAAACCGCCGCGTTTGAAGATTTATGGCCGCAAAAAGGTGACTATGACTTTAATGACGTGGTAGTGAGATATCGTGTGACGACCAGCCAGATTGGTAACCAGGTTGTGCGCTACAACATTGAAGGCGCGCTGATCGCAGTCGGGGCCGGTTATCACAATGCCTTTGCCATTCGTTTAAAAGACATTGCCCGTAAGCATGTGGATGAAGCCCAGGTTGAACTGACTGTTGACGGCACGTTACAGGATGGCAGTCCGCTGGAAGCCAACCGAAATGAAGCCATTGTCGTCATCTTTGCCGATACCAGAGAGATGGTGCCGGTGCAGCCAGGCTGCAAGTTCTTCAGAACTGAAACGGGCTGTAGTGACATCCAAAGAGCGCCTTATTCGTTTGAAATCAGCATTCCGCTCGCGACTAGTTACAACGCGAATGTGGCGACCAACAGCAAAGTTGACCCGTTTATCTTCGCGGTAGATGGTCATTACCATGGGCCATTCGTAGACCAGAACAACGGTCGTGGCTGGGAAGTCCACCTTAAAAATCATGCGCCAACCGAAGCGTTTGACAGTAGTTACCTGGACCAGGGCGATGACACTTCATCAACCAATGGTTACTTCCAAACGTCAACGGGTTTGCCCTGGGCACTTATCATCAACTCTCAGTGGGACCATCCAATGGAGCGTGTTGATATGTCACTTGCGTATCCTCAATTTGTGGAATTCGCCCAGTCAGCAGGCGCACAGAACGCAACCTGGTTTGAGAATCCAGTAGCCGACTATCAATACACCATCAGCAACGCAGCGCAAAACTAG
- a CDS encoding carboxymuconolactone decarboxylase family protein: MFTYYEPDTAPQDSKPLMAQSLASFGMLPNLHKVLAESAVTYKAYNDTFNAFMQDTSLSAVEQQVVFMTANYENNCHYCVPGHTWMMKSAGMPDDLISALREGTPLPDSKLQALQDFVKALLAKQGHIGDDALAAFLSAGYSKQQALEVLTGLAAKLISNFTNALAKTELDPPMQAYQWTHPDSR; this comes from the coding sequence ATGTTTACTTATTATGAGCCCGACACTGCACCACAAGACTCTAAACCCCTCATGGCGCAATCACTGGCCAGTTTTGGCATGCTGCCCAACCTGCATAAAGTGCTGGCAGAGTCGGCCGTGACCTACAAAGCTTATAACGATACCTTTAACGCTTTTATGCAAGACACCAGTTTGTCGGCCGTTGAACAGCAGGTGGTGTTTATGACCGCCAACTATGAAAATAACTGTCACTATTGTGTTCCCGGTCATACCTGGATGATGAAATCTGCCGGCATGCCCGACGATCTGATTAGCGCACTGCGCGAAGGGACCCCACTGCCAGACAGTAAACTTCAGGCACTGCAGGACTTTGTAAAAGCGCTGCTGGCAAAACAGGGGCATATTGGCGATGACGCGCTGGCAGCCTTTTTGAGTGCCGGATACAGCAAACAGCAAGCACTGGAAGTGCTAACCGGCCTGGCCGCTAAACTCATTTCCAACTTTACCAATGCACTGGCCAAAACCGAACTGGACCCACCGATGCAAGCCTATCAGTGGACCCATCCGGATTCACGTTAA
- a CDS encoding Ig-like domain-containing protein has protein sequence MNKTTLPLSLVMCLALAGCGSGSGDDNKQTNVGSEEQKVTEPETNSTTKPEESKESETEDAEESKETESEEPEKESEEQPLSISVTSLSSTSIVSAASTEVKVAVSDESLVKELSLLVNGEKISTIKTAPWTFDWNAYFWGNSSPTITIEAVDQQDQRHLLNNPFTVEVTNEVIDPLVFNALQAEVRNVDALQLALNPVEGATNYEVKVAFNDEETFVTSDSVNVGLSDLSPGDYSISYRAKNAHDHTGPWSAPAEFSLLNPLAPAALDEPEIEFSEQGYKLTFAAPELEDGFYMQLSVSGYDQLMATTQDGGALVFEGLNPGYMQFEARIVNAYGHISEPAMTLVNLAAPQTPNNFSVNMTPEASQHRVAFSWDGVQNIDSYTLTAINTKTQQSFTESVSGANNIELLLPAGNYRWQMQATDIAGNQSLWSESWYIDVAQYDVSFPNDGHSFTSIETQDKGLVILSSVRNDNWLTKLDAYGGVEWEKTIEKPGSAPLREIHELANGELIASGDIYDGTVRAYFSVSAKFSARGELIWYSEAESATDMDHIGNMHSAVVWNDQYYRLKVYKPQDGDYDAQIQQLDLSTGEIVKSTALTNPNAAYHNIPEQLLVVNSEQLAIGGVLSSRSDFSSGLYVVKVDTDFQQTHFWEGILNYVELFTTFKLDNQNNLLLFGADHASSDIRIKLDPDLSLLSEVREYDDFDINFEHATYVNEDGSVSGIGYNHSNDEVVEVKLNSNLNYVFANPIAELDLPREPVWVHKSADGTTNIGSKNYSTNTLRVIRKVLN, from the coding sequence ATGAATAAAACAACTCTACCACTGAGTCTGGTAATGTGTTTAGCTCTGGCAGGATGCGGTTCAGGGTCAGGTGATGATAACAAACAAACTAATGTCGGTTCTGAAGAGCAAAAAGTGACAGAGCCGGAGACTAACTCAACAACAAAGCCAGAAGAGTCTAAAGAGTCAGAAACTGAAGACGCTGAAGAGTCGAAAGAGACTGAATCTGAAGAGCCGGAAAAAGAGTCTGAAGAGCAGCCTCTGTCTATCTCAGTCACTTCTTTATCCAGCACAAGTATTGTCAGCGCAGCTTCAACTGAAGTAAAAGTTGCCGTCTCTGATGAAAGCTTGGTAAAAGAACTGTCTTTGCTGGTTAACGGTGAGAAAATCAGTACTATCAAGACGGCTCCCTGGACATTTGACTGGAATGCGTACTTTTGGGGCAATTCATCACCGACTATTACAATTGAAGCCGTGGACCAACAGGATCAACGTCACCTTCTGAATAACCCGTTCACCGTAGAAGTGACAAACGAAGTGATTGACCCGTTGGTGTTTAATGCATTGCAGGCTGAGGTGCGCAATGTCGATGCGCTGCAACTTGCGCTAAATCCAGTCGAAGGCGCTACTAATTACGAGGTAAAGGTCGCGTTTAATGACGAAGAAACATTCGTTACATCTGATAGTGTCAATGTTGGACTGAGCGACTTATCCCCTGGCGACTACAGTATTAGCTACCGTGCAAAAAATGCACATGACCATACCGGCCCTTGGTCTGCACCAGCTGAATTCAGCTTATTGAACCCTCTTGCTCCAGCAGCACTGGATGAACCCGAAATCGAGTTCAGCGAACAGGGCTACAAATTGACTTTTGCAGCGCCGGAGCTTGAAGACGGATTTTACATGCAACTGTCCGTGTCAGGTTATGACCAACTGATGGCCACAACTCAAGATGGCGGTGCTTTAGTGTTTGAAGGGCTCAATCCAGGTTACATGCAATTTGAGGCTAGGATCGTAAATGCTTACGGTCATATCTCTGAACCCGCTATGACTTTAGTGAACCTTGCCGCGCCACAGACGCCAAACAACTTCTCCGTTAACATGACACCAGAAGCTTCTCAGCATCGTGTGGCATTCAGTTGGGATGGCGTTCAGAATATTGATTCATACACGTTGACAGCGATTAATACTAAGACTCAACAGTCTTTTACTGAGTCAGTTAGCGGTGCGAACAATATCGAATTGTTATTGCCTGCGGGTAACTACAGATGGCAGATGCAAGCGACTGACATTGCAGGTAACCAGTCACTCTGGAGTGAATCATGGTATATCGACGTTGCGCAATATGATGTTAGCTTTCCAAACGACGGTCACTCGTTTACCAGTATAGAGACTCAGGATAAAGGGCTTGTCATCCTATCTTCAGTACGAAATGACAACTGGCTTACAAAGCTAGATGCTTATGGGGGTGTTGAATGGGAAAAAACCATTGAGAAGCCCGGAAGTGCGCCTCTGAGGGAGATTCATGAACTTGCCAATGGGGAGTTGATCGCCAGTGGTGACATTTATGATGGGACTGTTAGAGCCTATTTTTCAGTAAGTGCTAAGTTCAGTGCGAGAGGCGAGTTAATCTGGTACAGCGAAGCGGAAAGCGCAACCGACATGGATCACATAGGTAATATGCACTCTGCGGTTGTGTGGAATGATCAGTATTATCGCCTGAAAGTGTATAAGCCACAAGATGGAGACTACGATGCGCAAATACAGCAACTGGACTTGTCCACGGGGGAGATAGTCAAAAGCACAGCGCTGACTAACCCGAACGCTGCTTACCATAACATCCCGGAGCAGCTATTGGTCGTAAACTCTGAGCAACTGGCAATTGGCGGTGTGTTGAGCTCGCGTTCGGACTTTAGTAGTGGTCTGTATGTTGTTAAAGTTGATACTGACTTTCAGCAGACACACTTCTGGGAAGGCATTCTCAATTACGTAGAGCTTTTCACAACATTTAAGTTGGATAATCAAAATAACCTGTTACTTTTTGGCGCTGATCATGCTTCGAGTGACATTAGAATCAAGTTGGATCCTGACCTAAGTTTGCTGTCGGAGGTTCGTGAGTATGATGATTTCGATATTAATTTTGAACATGCGACTTATGTCAATGAAGATGGCTCAGTTTCCGGGATAGGTTATAACCACAGCAACGACGAAGTCGTGGAAGTAAAACTTAATAGCAACCTCAACTATGTATTTGCTAATCCCATTGCGGAGCTAGACTTACCTAGGGAACCAGTATGGGTACATAAATCCGCAGATGGTACAACGAATATCGGGAGCAAGAATTATAGTACTAATACCCTGCGTGTAATACGCAAAGTGCTAAATTAA
- a CDS encoding haloalkane dehalogenase — MTLSKVIGVCLLSSILVACSDNDDDTASVEETVSADTPVETRPASGPLSEACLEAEMVPSTTSKGVEFIRTPDACFDELPGYDFAANYLDIEGLRLHYVDEGPKDGEVVLMLHGQPSWSYLYRKMIPILAEAGYRVIALDNMGMGKSDKPLNVAVHQYEHHVAWTKAFITQLQLTDINLFVQDWGSLIGLRVAGNMSERFARIVVANGDMPIVPTGTNPYHLPSFEIDESQTADASTFFDTRSSDHIEGFQQWIDYAASVPELMAGDVVQKLSVIELSEDEVTAYNAPYPNVQYKAAIRAFPSMLSGIEMQTLPAWQTLGAYHNPFMFNAGEYDKGLGSEVIQAKWVDHVPGSEGVDHRRFQAGHFIQDDVGEDLALHVLDFLQTTVPQVPLVTGGPSYNMRYCEILLPYLQDDKVVAQVWGTPGVDMCRQAQWDAIDFENIAAEYGALSAIPNGPRFFVVDESRGAEVIAQEAETQIRQFGEINMRLLTTADLSAAQGEQLPYVAGEVSRSNTWHFYKGRRIYELTDNTGQVFVMQSFSRISDASLQMDDLANLGDRLTLPEGWTFSSRILTEALDMTPAEGIAYVLQDELGNSYQLVQ; from the coding sequence ATGACGTTGAGTAAGGTCATCGGCGTGTGCTTGCTTAGCAGCATATTGGTGGCCTGTAGTGACAACGATGATGACACGGCCAGTGTCGAAGAAACGGTCAGCGCAGATACCCCGGTAGAAACCCGGCCGGCAAGCGGGCCGCTCAGCGAGGCCTGCCTGGAGGCAGAAATGGTGCCATCAACCACCAGCAAAGGCGTGGAATTTATTCGCACTCCGGATGCGTGTTTTGATGAGTTACCCGGCTATGACTTTGCGGCGAATTATCTGGACATTGAAGGGTTAAGGCTGCACTACGTGGATGAAGGACCAAAAGACGGTGAAGTGGTACTCATGCTGCACGGCCAGCCGAGCTGGTCGTACTTATATCGAAAAATGATCCCCATTTTGGCTGAGGCCGGTTATCGTGTGATTGCCCTTGATAATATGGGTATGGGTAAGTCAGATAAACCCCTCAATGTGGCAGTGCATCAGTACGAACATCATGTCGCCTGGACTAAGGCGTTTATTACTCAGCTACAACTCACTGATATCAATTTATTTGTGCAAGACTGGGGCAGCCTGATCGGGTTGAGAGTGGCAGGGAATATGTCTGAGCGCTTTGCCAGGATTGTCGTCGCAAATGGTGACATGCCAATTGTTCCGACCGGTACTAACCCCTATCACTTGCCCAGCTTTGAGATAGACGAGTCACAAACTGCGGATGCCAGCACTTTTTTTGATACCCGTTCAAGCGATCACATAGAAGGGTTTCAGCAGTGGATCGATTATGCAGCCAGTGTGCCGGAGCTGATGGCGGGCGATGTGGTGCAAAAGCTCTCCGTGATTGAACTGAGCGAAGATGAAGTCACTGCATACAACGCGCCATATCCTAATGTGCAGTACAAAGCCGCTATTCGGGCGTTTCCTTCCATGCTCTCCGGGATAGAAATGCAAACGCTACCGGCATGGCAAACCCTGGGCGCTTATCATAACCCGTTTATGTTCAATGCAGGCGAGTATGATAAAGGGCTGGGCAGTGAAGTCATTCAGGCCAAATGGGTGGATCATGTACCTGGCTCAGAGGGGGTAGATCACAGGCGCTTTCAGGCCGGACACTTTATTCAGGATGATGTAGGAGAGGACCTGGCGCTGCATGTGTTAGATTTTCTGCAAACTACTGTGCCACAGGTACCGTTGGTTACGGGTGGACCAAGCTACAACATGCGTTACTGTGAGATCTTATTACCCTACCTGCAAGATGACAAAGTAGTTGCCCAGGTGTGGGGGACGCCGGGCGTGGACATGTGTCGACAGGCTCAATGGGATGCCATTGATTTTGAAAACATTGCCGCAGAATACGGCGCACTAAGTGCGATCCCTAACGGTCCACGCTTTTTTGTGGTGGACGAAAGTCGCGGCGCGGAGGTGATAGCGCAAGAGGCTGAAACGCAAATTCGCCAGTTCGGAGAGATAAACATGCGTTTATTAACCACCGCTGATTTGAGCGCTGCGCAGGGCGAGCAACTTCCTTATGTTGCCGGTGAGGTGTCGAGAAGCAATACCTGGCACTTCTATAAAGGCAGACGCATTTATGAGCTAACCGATAACACAGGTCAGGTTTTTGTGATGCAGTCGTTCAGCCGTATTTCGGACGCTTCATTGCAAATGGATGACTTGGCAAACCTGGGAGATCGGCTCACGCTGCCTGAAGGCTGGACGTTTTCCAGTCGTATCCTGACGGAAGCGCTGGATATGACGCCCGCAGAGGGCATTGCTTATGTATTGCAGGATGAATTAGGCAATAGTTATCAGCTGGTGCAGTAG
- a CDS encoding phosphotransferase family protein, whose product MQLDSSDTLKQCITSQRPLQGGLTHDNSLLICADGSQWVCKHSLGRHQSGLATEANTYLLLANTRFALPSRLIHSDNASQMLLRPYIEGTTTTSWAQLNIEQVILMLKDIHQITATHHGKVSHPTGLTLSPVNQLRVIWRYFRSRTSQRAKMTNIYGKLSTILQDRQSLFNSLSTFTLNHGDFHPGNLIATPGQQLVPIDWERAHFGDPAFDLALINWHGQGPIVNPALQARAIALYTQCPAEQIQLQKRVICWSLVRLFNDYLYLTSNGLKVDKLAHFEETTSVLLNAAS is encoded by the coding sequence ATGCAATTGGACTCATCAGACACATTAAAACAGTGCATCACAAGTCAAAGGCCACTCCAGGGTGGCCTGACCCACGACAATTCCTTGCTGATCTGCGCCGACGGCAGCCAATGGGTATGTAAACACTCCCTTGGCCGACATCAAAGTGGACTTGCCACCGAAGCAAACACCTATTTGCTGCTCGCTAACACACGTTTCGCGCTGCCATCCAGGCTAATACACTCAGATAACGCCAGCCAGATGCTGCTTCGCCCTTATATCGAAGGGACAACCACAACGAGCTGGGCACAACTCAATATTGAGCAGGTAATCCTTATGCTCAAAGATATCCATCAGATCACAGCAACACACCATGGCAAGGTAAGTCACCCCACCGGCCTCACTCTAAGCCCGGTTAACCAGCTTAGGGTCATCTGGCGATATTTCCGTAGCCGTACCTCTCAACGTGCCAAAATGACGAATATCTATGGCAAGCTCAGCACGATTTTGCAGGACCGACAGAGCCTCTTTAATTCGCTTAGCACTTTTACACTCAACCATGGCGACTTCCACCCCGGCAACCTGATTGCGACACCCGGGCAGCAGCTTGTTCCGATTGACTGGGAGCGTGCACATTTCGGCGACCCGGCTTTTGACTTAGCCCTGATCAACTGGCATGGCCAGGGTCCCATCGTTAATCCTGCCCTGCAAGCCCGTGCAATTGCGCTCTACACTCAGTGTCCGGCAGAACAAATACAGTTACAAAAACGCGTTATATGTTGGAGTTTAGTGCGCCTGTTCAACGATTATTTATATCTCACCAGCAACGGGCTGAAGGTCGATAAACTGGCTCACTTTGAAGAGACCACATCAGTGCTTCTGAATGCGGCCAGCTAA
- a CDS encoding 2Fe-2S iron-sulfur cluster-binding protein has protein sequence MKPLKRTRDITPLPSRNFKITVDDQSVEACEGETVLSVLLAANYAKVMENDRNVASGAYCGMGVCHCCQVKINAKHKQRACQTLVKPHMSVETLTNRFKEEGIKHD, from the coding sequence ATGAAACCACTTAAGCGCACCCGAGACATTACGCCTCTGCCTTCGCGCAATTTTAAAATTACCGTCGATGATCAATCTGTTGAGGCCTGTGAAGGGGAAACCGTGTTGTCGGTTTTACTTGCCGCCAACTATGCCAAAGTGATGGAAAACGACCGCAATGTTGCATCAGGTGCCTACTGTGGCATGGGGGTATGCCATTGTTGCCAGGTTAAGATCAATGCCAAACACAAGCAACGCGCCTGCCAGACCTTAGTTAAGCCACACATGTCAGTTGAAACCCTGACCAACCGCTTCAAAGAAGAGGGGATCAAGCATGACTAG
- a CDS encoding NAD(P)H-dependent oxidoreductase, with the protein MNKALIINAHQYYPFSEGKLNATLVNSMVSHLTTKGYETRVVTMAEPLDIEHQLDLHRWADVVILQSPINWMGLPWSFKKYMDEVYTAGMGGALCNGDGRSADQPKANYGRGGTLSGTRYMLSVTFNAPKESFNDVNEFFEGKSVDDLLLPAHMNFKFFAMQSIPTFSCFDVMKNADIEGDLARLDTHLNTYF; encoded by the coding sequence ATGAACAAAGCCCTGATCATTAACGCACATCAGTACTACCCCTTTTCTGAAGGGAAACTCAATGCCACGCTGGTTAATAGTATGGTCTCTCACCTGACTACCAAGGGATACGAAACCCGAGTGGTAACAATGGCTGAACCACTCGACATTGAGCACCAACTAGATCTGCACCGCTGGGCTGATGTCGTGATCCTGCAATCCCCAATTAACTGGATGGGTCTGCCCTGGTCATTTAAAAAGTATATGGACGAGGTGTATACCGCAGGTATGGGGGGGGCGCTGTGCAATGGCGACGGACGCTCAGCCGACCAGCCTAAAGCCAATTACGGACGAGGTGGAACGCTTAGCGGCACCCGTTACATGCTCTCCGTCACCTTTAATGCACCAAAGGAGTCGTTTAATGACGTGAATGAGTTTTTTGAGGGTAAAAGCGTGGACGACTTGCTGCTCCCGGCCCATATGAACTTTAAGTTCTTTGCTATGCAGTCTATACCTACGTTTAGCTGCTTCGATGTGATGAAAAATGCAGACATAGAGGGCGACCTTGCGCGCCTCGACACCCATTTAAACACCTACTTTTAA
- a CDS encoding GFA family protein gives MKNEYHGSCLCGQVTFSVSGFSTKVANCHCTMCRKFHGAAFGTLVSVTDLNWLSGKECLKEFTAPNGTTRTFCHTCGSSLGFRSKGVLPEDIEIAISTFDTDIPVKVDAQIFTSSKANWCSLQADIPTFKNARTSSRM, from the coding sequence ATGAAAAATGAATATCATGGCTCGTGTTTATGCGGACAAGTTACCTTCTCCGTCTCCGGTTTCAGCACCAAAGTGGCTAATTGCCACTGCACTATGTGTCGTAAATTTCATGGTGCTGCTTTTGGCACTTTGGTGTCCGTGACTGATTTAAACTGGTTGTCGGGTAAAGAGTGCTTAAAAGAGTTCACAGCCCCCAATGGTACCACGCGTACATTTTGTCATACCTGTGGGTCCAGCCTCGGTTTTCGAAGTAAAGGAGTGTTACCAGAAGACATAGAAATCGCCATATCCACATTCGATACAGATATTCCAGTGAAAGTGGATGCGCAGATTTTTACCAGCAGCAAAGCAAATTGGTGTTCACTACAGGCTGATATTCCAACCTTTAAAAACGCCCGAACGTCATCCCGTATGTAA